The following proteins are encoded in a genomic region of Ostrea edulis chromosome 7, xbOstEdul1.1, whole genome shotgun sequence:
- the LOC125655318 gene encoding uncharacterized protein LOC125655318 — MYTSVVFLFVFLIGCSESSSSSNPGIFNEDYMDPKTVDHKTLSGRWYEHLDTVNNTIRDNSFGDVVVLCDETISLVEVIHRWIPSLEECRTTAVRFHPDTAHSPEAAVIRMSTNETLRRFEVRYYDPHPTEGFLLVHKQTHLTDGHHIITRQKDPRNLNDVIEKVLSALNMNIRDFYVKSKDFGCERKEEKGIKL, encoded by the exons ATGTATACTTCTGTAGTATTTCTATTCGTATTTCTTATTGGATGTTCCGAATCTTCGTCATCCTCAAATCCCGGAATCTTCAATGAAGACTATATGGATCCAAAGACTGTGGATCATAAAACG CTATCTGGACGGTGGTATGAACATTTGGACACAGTGAATAACACCATCAGGGACAATTCTTTTGGAGACGTGGTGGTTTTATGTGATGAAACAATAAGTCTAGTGGAGGTCATCCACCGTTGGATTCC gTCTCTGGAAGAATGTCGAACCACAGCGGTAAGATTTCACCCCGATACGGCCCATTCACCTGAAGCAGCAGTCATCCGGATGTCCACAAATG AGACCTTGAGGAGGTTTGAAGTTCGGTACTATGATCCTCACCCAACTGAGGGATTCCTGCTTGTACATAAGCAAACACACCTTACTGATGGCCACCATATCATTACTCGCCAGAAGGATCCACGTAACTTAAACGATGTTATTGAAAAAGTTCTATCGGCTCTCAATATGAATATTCGGGACTTTTATGTGAAATCAAAGGACTTCg GATGCGAACGTAAAGAAGAGAAAGGAATCAAACTGTAA
- the LOC125656680 gene encoding galactose-specific lectin nattectin-like, with protein sequence MSTEILGFVFFVFCLQVQIGFSQPLGIKRDDERCIAEDYTLNIKSYLKDELSDLEKRLKKDFSKNIQNLKTQINRLTNCPRGWSKHGTSCYKLNKRKSTWKTADQFCRGLSGKLAEIGTKSENDFIKNLIKNNSGTERAWLGGADTAEEGTWIWSFSEIPLSFKNWNKGEPNDDKGKEDCLEILGTQNGLWNDLPCSYSSASVCEKDL encoded by the exons atGTCGACTGAAATATTGGGTTTTGTATTTTTCGTTTTCTGTCTACAAGTACAGATTGGATTTTCCCAACCTCTTGGTATAAAACGTGACGATGAGCGATGCATAGCGGAGGATTACACGCTCAATATAAAATCGTATTTGAAAGATGAATTAAGCGATTTGGAAAAAAGAC tgaaaaaagatttttcaaagAATATACAAAACCTCAAAACACAGATAAACCGACTTACAA ATTGTCCTCGAGGCTGGAGCAAACATGGCACATCATGTTATAAGTTAAACAAACGAAAATCAACATGGAAAACTGCTGAT CAATTCTGCCGAGGTCTGTCAGGGAAATTAGCTGAAATTGGCACGAAGAGTGAAAACGACTTTATAAAAAATCTCATTAAAAATAACTCTGGAACAG AACGAGCCTGGTTAGGTGGGGCAGACACGGCAGAGGAAGGTACATGGATCTGGAGTTTTTCAGAAATACCGCTGAGCTTTAAGAACTGGAACAAGGGTGAACCCAATGACGACAAAGGAAAGGAAGACTGTTTGGAAATACTGGGAACACAAAACGGACTCTGGAATGACTTGCCATGCTCATATTCATCGGCGTCTGTTTGTGAAAAAGACTTGTag